agaaaataatctgtTAACAAAATTGTTTGCCATTTCTGACCAGCTGCCTGGAGGTGCTGGGCAGCAGCCGTGTCCTGGTAGCACTGCTGTTCCTTCTGGCAGACTCCAGCTCATCTTCAGTGTCTTCATCACTGGCAGGACAAGAGTCCATACCTGTAGCAGCCAGACGCACATCAGGCATCCGGAAGTCCTCCTGTGAAAAAGGTACACAAGATACAGTGAGACACAAAAATCAAgtcaaatttaaattaatttttaacttATTTCATATAGaacaaaaatatcacaaatcacaattcGCCTCTCGCAGCTTTAAGATCTGTGCAGTGTACAACACTCTCTACACTTGATTTGGATAAGGATGACTCCACAAAAACCCTTTTAACAAGGGAAAAACGGAAACTGAACAGTATTTTCAAGCAAGAAGCTTATGTTTATATGACTTTCCACACGAGCTGAAGAAGCACATCGTGGGGACAAACCAGTAAGGGTGTAACCATGCTCACCTGATTATAATCATCAAGGAGGTAGTGTCTATACTGATCTGGTTCTGTGGAACTTGGATTTGATATGTCATCAACAGCTCCTGGCAGCCCCTATGAACAATTTGATGTATTAATGAATGAAACGTAGTCGagaattaatttgttttcaaatggcTTATTAATGCTTGCAAAGCGTGACAAAACAAGCTGTTAAAGTAGAAAGTGTCTCAGTAGAGTCTTACTGTTGCAGGGATCTCTTGTCCctccactcttcctctctgcatgGCAGGAGGAACCAGCTTATTGAAATACAGCTCCAGTTCATCATCAGGCAGGTTGTTCGAATCAATGTCATCATCTGGGAATCAAACACTTGCTCACACCATGACAAGACAAAATGCTTTGGCAATCTACGTTAAACTATGCAATGAAATTATAAAGGATGCATGACATCTACAGAATGTAATAAGCATGTAATGTTATGCAGTAAAACTAAAAAGACAGATGAATCACAGTCATACCTGTGATATCGCTGTTCATGCTGTCCACAGACATGAGCTTCTCATTTGCCAGGAAGCTAGAGTTACTGCCACTGAAATGGTCACTGTCCACTCCCTCACTCTGCACACTGTCCTCCTCAGTTGTAGCTGGTAAGGTCTGAACATGTACAGATCGCCCAGGAGAGGGGAACATAATGTAACGTGAGAGTTTTGCAAAGAAATCATTGTTTAAAGTCCAAAAATCTTGTAAGGAACTAGGGGTAAAAATATGCCATGCACACAGGCCAGGTTAGGCCTTTTGGGGTCTATAAATTCCTGCAAGATAAAAACCAACCAACTGGTATGAAGCTGTATGAAGGAGCCTAGAATAATACCTTTGCATCTGTATTATCTTTATGTCCAAACTGGCTGAATGTCAGAAGCCCTGTGGACAGATCTGTtagagaagacaaaaagaagtCCATTAGTATCGTGCAAATAAAATGTCTCTTCATTCCCATTGTGGCAATCTTTTCAATATATCAGAGCGTAGTGTCCATGTAGTATTCAGTGAATTATAGCAAATAATTGGCTTACTGCGTCTCAGGACAGGCAGTACTGGCAGGGTTATCTTACTAAAATGGAAGTTTGCCCGTTTGTCCTTTGATTTTCTCAACAATCATTCATTCAATCAGATTCACACTTGGTGTGTGGACCCAAGGAGGTGCAGTGTGCAGTGCAAGCTCTTAAGATCTACAGGATACATTTATTAACAGCGAGTTACTTTCATCAGAAGTACACACTGTGGAACATATTCAGAAGGAATCCCTATTAACTTTTCACCGCCTGATACAGCTCAGTCTCTGTTGCTCGCTACAGTACACTGCAGCAAACGCAAACATTTCAAGCATCTGCAAGGAaactttcagaataaaagttttTGTTCCAGGAAATAGCCCGGTCCAAAATAGCGAAGTGTTAGTAATGActaggttttaaaaaaagaaggctACATCCAAAAAGGTTTAGAAAACGTTTATCTGAATGAGAGAAAGCTGCAAGGAGCTATACTGGAGGCTAAACAAATGACACGTTTTGAAGGAGGCATTGCACTACTACCTATAAAGCTAAAACATACGCATTTACCTGTTCCAAGCTCTGTGGGCCGGCCGTGGATTGAGCCCATCTGTGTGATAGGAAGCCCCGTCATGGACCCCTGGTTTCTGGATGCACTCTCATCCAAGTTAATTTTCACCAGCATGTCTGAAAGACGGTGGGCTGCAATGAAGTCATCTGCATTGTCCCTGTGACACAGACGGGGATGTCAATAATTATGACCACATAAAGAAAGATGCCTTCATTCAAATacataacatttaaatatttatgcgTTAACATCAGGCTGTCTGCTACTTTTAGTACGACTGGCTGTACTTGAGCTCTTCTCTGCCAAATCAACATACTAATTGTAAAAGTATTCATTAATTAAACCAACATCGTCTGactcacaaaaacaaatgtacactGAGAtacatgtatattatattttatagaaTGGCTTATGCTTTCAGGTGACAATCTTCTGCATTAgttaaaataaagcaaacagatGTCAACAAGCACTGCAATATAAAAGttagatttaaaatattttttttccagacaatATTGCAAAACATAAATCAGCTATGTATACTACATTTAGTTATGCACACTTACAAGTCATCTTTGAAGCTGAGGGCAAACTTGGGCTGTTGTCCAACAGATGATTGTGAGTTGGCCTGCTTCTGCTCTCTGCCCTCCAGATATGATGCCTCAACAGGATCTCCTCTGTAGAGAAAAAGCACACGTCGACACTTTTACAAAGTAACTGATTAACATACTAAACAGCTCTGTATCACGATTAGCCCTCCAAAACTCAGTATGAACATCCTCAGTGCTGCTTCTGTTACGTTTATGGAAAAACCTAAAAGGGCTAAAGCAAATTATTATTCACAAAAGAGTAGTTCCTCTTTATGCAGGTCTATATTTGGTTGACATGTTTCAATGCTTTGTTTTAGTAATTTACCATCTATTTTTGCATCAATCTGTCCTTTAGTAATGGCATTTATATGCTATAAATAGTACTAACACACATGCTCTCACAGTAGGCAACAACCCGTGTGATGATTCAGAGAATGATGCAGGAGTATGTTTCTATTAGGGATGTCACAGTATACATTAGCGTACTGGGAATTTTCAGCACGAGTCTTTCAGTTCAGTAGGTGTATATCGAAAGAATGCAGCGTTGTTTTACTTATTGCATGTGCAAGACTTAATCTAAAATTCAGAGTATCTGCCCTCGCAAAGCAAAACTTTTGCAAAAGCCTGGATGTTGTCTGTTCAGCCCATGCACACACCATGAAGTCATCTTACTATGCATGCTGGTACACACGCACGCAGAGTGATCGCCGGTAATGTAGCACATTCAGGGCCTCATAGTTATACCAAATACAGATAACCCAGAGCCTAGGATCCTCCAGTAtcataatactaataataatgataataatacttttaagtttggtttcttttttcctgctgtaCCAAAAAACGCACTGAACCATGACTTCAAAACTGAGGTACATACAAAACTGTGACTTTTGTGTATAGTCACACCCTTAGTTTCTACAACAAGTCACATCTGTCCAAAGCAGCAGCATGCTCCCACCTGTTGTCAGGCCCTGGTCTAATTTTAGCCACTGTAGAGGCAGCCACTGGAAGTCCCGGGCCTGAACCCAATGTCACATTCCCCAGTGTGGCGCGGCCACTAGTGCTGTCCAGGGACTTGCAGAGGAAGCTGGGGAACGCTTCATCTTCCAACTTGTAAAAACTGTCTGCCATGTTTACCACGGCGGGGTGACAGCCAAATGTGGCTTCACTTCAGTTCAGGTGAAGACCATCTGTGATGTCTGGGAACAATAAATGGGAGAAATAAAGGCCAGGTTAGCATCACTTtgacaatttaaaaacacatccaaCAACCTATGCAAACTTCTATACTGCATTAGGACGGATGGGGCCATTTGAAATGTGTGTCTATTCAGAAGTTAATAATctcactaataataataatgaggtTTATATGTAGGGTGCTCATCAATGCCACAGTTACACAGTGCTTTACAACAAGcccataaaacacaataaaatgcagttttatttaAGAATAACAGATCAAGAATAGAGAGCAGAATAACAAAATAGTtaagattaaaaataaacataacgcaaaaatacaagaaaataaagaaacaccTTTCGGTAAAAACCTTAAAACTATGAAAACCAGAACCAgacttttttataaatattttcttGTAGAGATATGTTGTTTCACGGCTCATCCACAAAACTAACTGAGAGCAATAAACTAGCCAATTAGCCGAGGTTAGCTAACTTTTAATGCTAGCTACTTGCTAAAAACAAGTGGGCTTGTTCGCCATCACGCTCAAGATTCGAGTTCCCCAAGTTACTCCACTtatcttcattttcaaatttagaGGAAAGTGTTGCAAGAAGACAAGTTTCAGACAGTTAAGTCAATTAGTAAAGTCTGCTTGCTAACAAAATTCGTTGAAGACCCACATCATCAAGATAACTCAATCATAACGAAGCTAAACGTTAGTTGGACAACTCACATTCATTAACGTTACTCCAGAAGCGGGCCGAGCGACCAGTGTTCTTCTCCAACTCTTCTTTTATCCTTTTAAACTTGTACAAACACGTCGCAAGGTGTCGTTAAGTTCCAAAAGTTACTTCCCAAACACTTAAGTTAGTCATTGCTGCCTAAAATCGGACATTTCAGACAAGTCGTGCAACAGTTCGCAGGACCAAGCAGCGCCCAGAAGCCACAGGAAGCCCGCGTCAGCGTCATATCACATGGGCGGGACTTAAGCGATTTTAGCCATTCTGATTGGACGACAGAACGGCGAGGGAGGAAATTCTCGATCCTGATAGGATGGGAGTCACGTCATTCTGCTGGACGTTTGGGAAGTTTGGAGAATAGCCTACTGATGTTTCAACAGGGTGTCTGTCCTTGCAAGATGAATAAAACGATGGTTATTTTTAGACTCCAGCCATATTGCATCTGATAATGCCAATATAGATCATAACTTAAAAATCAGCTGTGCAGATTTGTTGAATTAAACATGCAGAATTTGCTTCATTTAAATTGAGTGCTGCAGTTAAAGTTAACTCAAATATTTGTTCTACAGTACAGAATGACATAAAACCAAAGATGTACAGTATGATAGTAACTGGCCAAGTGGGGAGTTGAGCTGGGGAGCAGCTGCAATAATGCCTTGGTTAGCAgacagctgcctgctgagaGAACTGCCATCCCATGCATTCCAGTTTTTCAGAGGCATCTATTTGAGTGAGCTGTGAAATGAAACGTTATGCTCCCTGTTAAAACAAATTATATAACGTTAATTTCTCTAATTTAAGAGTAAAACTCCTTAGCTGATCCTCACAGGGAAATCTTTGCTTTTAAAAGTGGGGTTCGGCAGTAACACAAAAGCTGTGGAATTGGTGGGGATCAGTTTCTAGCAGACAGACACTCCAGCAGGGTAAATCCAATCTGAAACACGGACTGAATCTGGATAAGTGTCACACAGTAAAGGAGCAATGGATCCCTTTCCAACAAAAGAACTGTGTGATAATGAATCATGTGCTGTTTCCATAGAAGAGCCGTCTCATATGGTGGTGATTCATTCGTGAAGGCACGCTGTcagtttgtgtatgtgaaaaAAAGTCAACAATAAAATTCTTTTAATAACTCAGTGTTTATTCTGACTTCAACCATGTGCAATTTTTAACCACCACGAGCACCATGTGATAATCACAAACATTTCCTCTGCAGGCACTGATGGTTGAGGTTGTtaatggcaaaacaaaacattacttCTCTGTTTTGGTCTGCTTCACCAGCCGACATCGACATTacttcatgaacaaaacaaCGCTTTTTGTTTCACCTTTCATGAACTTAACACACTAGATTACAGAGCTAAATATGGGAACGGTTTAGTTTGTTACTCactaaaatacacatttaaattaTCATCACATTGACCATACAAAGTAAACTTAACAAAATCTTCATGATGCTTCCTAattaaacattagaaaacagaaaatgctttTTCTTAGAAATTAATGGCAGTTATTTGGCCCATTCCCAAACCATGCTCCTTCTTATTTGAGACAAAATGCCCCCAAAATCACTGCCCTTCAGCCTCTGGTAAGGGCAGCAGTGCTCTAGAGGAGAGCCTGTGGGGAAGAGCTTGTTGTTGAGGCTGAATGGGCTCAGCATCACAGTGCTCtatgagggaggagggaggcagcaggTGACCATACCTGGTCCCCGCTCTGGGAGGATCCAGAGGCGGAAAGAAATACCTGAAGCAAAGAAAAATGGAAGGAGAGACAGACGCCAAATACATGGACAGGGAGAAGACGATGACAATGAATTACAGAGGGGAGAACACATAAAAGGAAGTAGAAATGAGAGATTAAAAGGAGAAAGGATGTATGTATggtctaaaaacaaaaaagggaggAGAATGGGAGCAGTGATGGGAGGTTTATTTTTTGAAGGTGTGTCTGCACTTTAAAAGAGGTGAACCACTGGCAAACAACATGTCAGAATCAAAACAAAGTGGAAGCTGTGAAGAAGAGAACCATGTAGTTTACATGCTAAAACAGGGCCCTTATCCAGTAACACCCAAGTATAACTAGGACACGGCTCACACATTTCAAAATGCACTAACATAGGGGAAAATAGTAGCTGATGCAGAGGAGACATTAGTAATATGCAGGATGCTGGTATATCTTTGGAGAGGCCAGCTGCCGGAAGGGAGGGGCAAAGGGAGCTCTCTTGCCAATCCTGCATGCAACAAGCAGTACAATACCATATTACTTCAACAAACCCCACTTCTCACTCATTTTTGTTAACAAGGAATTGGAATGCAAGAAAACTTTTATGCAAAAGTTATAAAATACATTACAAAATCAAATTTGGTTGCAAAGATGATTATTCTGTAACATAGGCTGGCATACAGTACACAGAACTTGTGTTGCTCAAGGTTAGAggtgtcaaaaacaaaaagaatggTAAATACATGAGGTTATGTTAGAGGTTATAAAGTTGAACATAAATACAGCCACATAGCAAATGATAAAAGCtcaaaattatttgaaatgttttaatctcCGTTTCACATATCAAACGGTAATATATGCCCGTTTATAATCCAAATTTTAAAGCAAGGCTGAGTAACTTCTGCTCAACAGCGATCACTGTTGCGGGAGAGGATAATGGTAAATGCTGTCACAGATGTAgatcaaagtcaaagtcagcaAAATACCTCAGTAATGTCCTTTACTCAAACATCTCTACCTTAAGTTTAGCTAATAATAGCCACTGAAAACTACTAGTCATACCAGACCTGTAAGGCTGGAGCAACAGAACCCCTGACGGTGCTTAATTATGAAAACATGAGTTTTATGTTGTCGTATATTTCTGGTTAGGAATtatgcatttcatttgttaGCAGAAGAATGTGTTATATCCTCTGTCGAAAGTTACCGTCTCACTTTAAAGGCATAAATGCTGATGGCTGTATTCATACCCACACTGTAGATATTTATACTACTTTCAGATGTTATTACAGTTGGTTAATGAGGTTCATTCAAGCGGTCCTGCTCAGCAAAGAGTTTGGCAATACTTGTCCAAGGATACATTCAAATTGAAAAgtcaaaggaggaaaaaaaaaaaaaaaagtatagaaaatgaatgagctTGGACTTAATTGCTCatcttaaaatggaaatagtCACAAAGCTGTTGGATGTTGAGATGCAGTTGATTGAAgctaatctttttttaaaattttatttaattcaatatttacaaaataatgttacccaacaacacaatatttctgcGTATATCCCAAAATAGCTCTAGCATTTGAAATAATCGCCACATATCAAATTAATATAAACAGGTTTATttgactttcttttttgtttttgttttttttttaaatatgaagaaAATGGTCAGCCCTACACTGGTAATGCTAAGTGGAAACATGAAACCACTCATCAGCATGCATCAGTACAAATCAAGAggaattcatttattattaaaaaaaagaaaaacaaaacaccataaCACATCCAACTCCACAGGCTTGATGCCAACAACCTGTATGCTGGAAGCCAAGCTCTTTGCATGAGTGCAACATTTGGTGAGTGTTGGCCCAGGGAGTTTGTCAGTGAGCAGCTGTAGTCCCAGTCAGTGTGAGGCATAATAAGCTGTCAGTTCTGACTGGCTCGGGTCGGGCTGGGTGAGTGGCGTCAGACGCACCACACCACCTACCTTCCTGCAGACATGCCGTTCAGGGCATTCTGGGAGGTCTGAACGGAGGAGCCCACCACTGTGCTCATGGCTGTGGGCTGACCAGACGAGCCGGTGAGTGGGCTGCCGTCTCCCTTCAGGATGCCTGTGCACTTCCAGTTGTCCATGTAGTTTGCTGCAGACGGCCAGAGGAGGGATAAAATCAGTACTTGCGGCATAAACTTTTCATTAAATGCTTCTTTCTTTAAATGCAGAAGAAGGTATGCTGTGATTTTCCTTCTGTTAATCTGCACTATTCAGGACAAGAATACAAAATACAGATAAGATAGTGGGCTAGGAACAGTAAGAAGAGCCACAAAATATCTGTTACCACATGAATGAACTGCAAATCTTGTTTTCAACATGTGtctaaaaacacatgaataataaCAGCTGTACACAATATTGGAAAGGTTCCACTCTGCTTCCAGCCAACATTTGAAATGCGCCAGATGCGACAGAGCCAGGGCACAATGCAGACAAATCTTGTGGACATCTGGGGTCACAGCCATCGTCGCACCCAATGTTCTACAACTTTTATATTACAAACCACAGCAATCAACATCATAACAACTCAGATGATTTCAGTTTGATTCATTTAATATAATTTGTACTTGCTAATCAAAGAAGCAAACTTACATCAAAAACTTGCTGCTGCACATCACTACATAGATGCACTGAGTGCCTGTAACACTACCAGCAATTAGTTGAAAAAGAGACTGACAAGGTGACGAAGTTTTCTGGGCTTGGTGTGTGCCAACCTTAACACTGTGCAAATAACTTCAGCTCTGTGAAATATGGATTCGTCATTCTTAAACTGGAAATGCATCAACCAGAGTCACTCCAGAACCTGTGAGAGTCACTCAGcattggaaaaacaaacattagcatgtcaCACAAAAAACTGCACCCACCATAGCTgtcactgaaaagaaaagaagacagatgAGCAGTCATCAACAGGAGCTAATAATACACTCACCTTTCCAAAGGCGAACACAGCCATCATCTCCGGAAGAGGCCAGCAGGGTGCTGGTGATGTTCCAGCTCACCCGCCACACCTGGGAGTTATGGTTGTCAAACTGAGCCACAATCTGCACCTCAAACTTGGTGGGTCCCGTAGACGTGCTCTCCTTCCTGTCAGACGGATCCAAgtcacagaaaatgaatttacaTGAGATGAAGTTTATGCAAAATGTGGTGACTCCACTGATCTCTGTGTACTATAAGTCCTTCTTATGACACCTTTCACCAATTCaggaaaaagacagaattaGTCACCTCATAGGAACAAGCTTAAAGATTCTGACATCTTTCGTTGCGATGGCGAGCACATGGAAAGATCTTCCCAGGTTTGGAGCAAACGCAATGTCATGGACTGCATCAGTGACGGTCATCAGCGTCTCTGCTTTAGCATATTTCCTTTtgaacaataacaaaaaacaattattaaaaaCGTAGAAAAAATACTTTGTATTGTTTATATTAGCATATTGATAACAGAGGGGCATATACAACACTACAATACCTaccttgtgttttcattatacTCATAGATCTGAACTTTCCCACCGTATGtcacattactgtcatcacTCCCGACTGCAAACATTGGTGGGTGGGCACGGGAGCTGGATGGtagagagaagaaacacacgATTACACGGACAGATCCTCAAACTCCACTTTATTGGGAGGTCAGAGTTCATAGTGTTAAAgttcagcagcaggaaacctTGCATTTAAAAAGGTCAAGTTACAGAATGTCTTGAATTCAACACTGCTCTGCCAGAATGTCTGAAACTACCCTAAAGAGTGAAACATAGCATATTTGGTcagccattttctttttttaaataaaatacatgattAAATGTTCATCTCaagggaaaaaaagctgatTCATAAGTCAAAGTTAAAGGTCAGAGCCAGAATTTACTACAACGTGTGTTTATGACACCTTCGGCTCTAAATGAGGCTGTAGACATAGTCATAGGTTATATTGCTATTATAAACACTCATTCACTGAGCGACACCTTTCACTCTATAGGGCAGTGTTATCAGTGATCTGAGCCTGCAATAGTGTGATATATTTATCATCAGTCTTGTTATCTACCcttgatttcttttctcttccctttacatttacacatgtgGGCGTTTTAGTCTACATTTGCATTTGAGTTGGTGCTTAGTGCTTTGTCTTGTATATAGTTTGGGCTGTGGCAAAATGCTTTGTGACCTGCTCACATGGCCACCTGATTAGCTTTTA
The nucleotide sequence above comes from Pempheris klunzingeri isolate RE-2024b chromosome 8, fPemKlu1.hap1, whole genome shotgun sequence. Encoded proteins:
- the seh1l gene encoding nucleoporin SEH1, with product MFVARSIAADHKDLIHDVSYDFHGRRMATCSSDQSVKVWDKSENGEWHCTASWKTHSGSVWRVTWAHPEFGQVLASCSFDRTAAVWEEIVGESNDKQRGLSHWIKRTTLVDSRTSVTDVKFAPKHMGLMLTTCSADGVVRIYEAPDVMNLSQWSLQHEISCKLSCSCISWNPSSSRAHPPMFAVGSDDSNVTYGGKVQIYEYNENTRKYAKAETLMTVTDAVHDIAFAPNLGRSFHVLAIATKDVRIFKLVPMRKESTSTGPTKFEVQIVAQFDNHNSQVWRVSWNITSTLLASSGDDGCVRLWKANYMDNWKCTGILKGDGSPLTGSSGQPTAMSTVVGSSVQTSQNALNGMSAGRYFFPPLDPPRAGTRYGHLLPPSSLIEHCDAEPIQPQQQALPHRLSSRALLPLPEAEGQ